Genomic DNA from Pedobacter africanus:
CACCGGTCGTGAAGCCCGTTTTTATGTAGACATTACCTTTAACGGGGCTGTTAATCCGGGCGTGGCGAAAACAGGCGCCAACAATGCAAGGGTTGAATTTTTCAATTCCGGAACTTCAGGTAAGGCAGGGGCGCCTAGAGATTGGCCTAAAACAGGTTATGTAGTTCGTAAGAACATACATCCTACCTATAGTGTAAACCCTGCCGTAAACGTAGCCCGGCCAGCTATGCTCATCAGGCTTGCAGAACTCTACCTGAACTATGCCGAAGCATTAAACGAGGCCGAGCCAGGTCATCCTGATGTATTGAAATACCTGAACGAGGTTCGGCTAAGAGGAGGTTTGCCTGCACTATCTGCCGGAGCAGACCAGCAGGAATTGCGTAAGCAGATTCGCCTGGAACGGAGAATTGAACTCTGTTTTGAAGGGGGCAACCGTTATTTTGATGTCCGCAGATGGAAAATTGCCGATCAGCTTGGATCTAACCAGGGCGGCGCTTTTTACGGCATGAACATGGATGCCGGCACCTCGCTTTCAGATCCTGCATTTCATAAACGGACACCTGTAATCAACAGGGCCTCATGGCAAAGAAGGTATTATTTTATGCCTTACGGCCAGAACGAAGCGGATAGAAACAAACAATTGGTCCAGTTTCCGGGCTACTAACCTTTATCAGAAGAAACATATGAATACTCAAAAATATAACCTTTTGGCATTGTTTGTTTTGCTTTGCTTTGCTGCCTGCAAAACAAATGACGCTTTTGAACTTGAAACCGACTCCAAAGCTGGTGCGCAGATATTTATTGCCAAGGCCAACAGAGGCACGCAGAATTTAACCATATTTCCTTATACGGACGATGCACGGGAATTTACCTTTGGTGCAGGTTATGGTGCATTGGGTTTACCGGCAAACAATATCAGTATTAAATTTTCTGTTGATCAGAAAGCGCTTGACAGCATCAATGCCATCCGCCTCAATTCGGCCCTGCCTCCCTATGAGAAATTTCCGGCAGATGCTTACCAGGTGGGCAAGCTGGAAGTTACCATTCCAAAAGGAGGGATGTCGTCCGATCTGGTTAGCATTAAGTACTTTTCCAAAAAGTTCAGTTCCGACAAAAGCTATTGTCTGCCCTTAACCATCACCGACGCCTCAGGGTATACCATCAGCCCTATGGCAAAGACGATTTTTATTGTTGCGCCAAAGCTGGAAGAAGTTCCGGCCACAACCACAGGCTGGATTGCCACAGCATCTACAGAGCAGGTAACAGGCGAATCTACAGGCCTCGCCTCTGCACTTATAGACGGCAATCTGGCTACCATATGGCATTCCAGGTATTCGCCATTGCCAAGGAGCAGTTACCCGCACTGGCTGAATTTCGATATGCTTCAACCTATATACGTGACTAAAGTAGCCATTGCCGCAAGGCAGAACAATGCCAATGGTTTTACTAAATTTAAGCTTGAAGGTACACTGGATGGCACAAACTGGATCCTGCTGGGCGATAACCTGGCTTTTGATCCGGCTGTAAAAAGCTTTCAGGAATATCCCATCACCAGGCAGTACCTGAGGCAGATCAGGGCAACCCTGCTCGAGGGTAAGCAAGATCTAACTTTTATGGCAGAGTTTACAGTTTACAGGTATTGATCTTAATCCTATGAAAAACCATAACCTGATCATAGCCCTGATGTTGTTCATGGCTATGATCACCCTTTCCTGTAAGAAGGCCGGGGCATCAAAAGCGGGCACAGAAAAGCCGGTTCCTGTCGTACCCGAACCGGTTAAACCTAATCCGGCAGGTCCTTCATTAATTGTACCGATGGCGGGCAATGCCTTTGTCACTACCCTTGCTGCAGGCAGCTCGGAAACCGTAACCAGCACTAAAATGGCAGGATGGACCAATCCAAATAGTGTTTTTAGTGCTTATTTCAGGTTAGGGGTACCAGGCAGCTTAAGCGTTAAAATGAAGGCCAGTGTACCTTCCGGCAGCAGCGTGGTTAAGCTCAGTATCAATGGTACACCTTTTACGGTAAACCTGTCGGGAGCAGCCTACAGCACTTACGAGGTAGGCAGCCTGAATATTACCGCCGCAGGCTATGTAAAAATCGACTTTCAGGGCATCTCCAAAACATCTACCTATTTTGCTGATGTTTCCGACCTGGAGATCAGCGGTAGCGCTACGGCCTCAAATGTGCTGTATGCCAATGATGCCAATAATTTTTACTGGTCCAGGCGTGGCCCTTCTGTTCACCTCAAATATGCTGTACCAGCAAATACAGAATGGTTTTATAGTGAACTTACAGTGCCGGCAGGGCAGGACAACATTGGAAGCTATTTTATGTCGAATGGTTTTGATGGTGGATATTTTGGTATCCAGGTAAACTCTGCGACAGAAAGAAGAGTGCTGTTTTCTGTGTGGAACCCGGCCAATGGAACGACAACCTGGACCAGGAAAGGGACTGATGTAGTTGCCACAACCTTCACCGGAGAAGGAGAGGGCGGACAGTCTTACCTGCTGTTTAACTGGGTAGCCGGGAACACCTATAAATTTCTTACGCAGGCCAAACCAGACGGACAGGGAAATACATTGTTCTCGGCCTGGTTTTTTGCACCCGAATTGAATCAATGGCGGTTTATGGTTACCTGGAAACGGCCAAATACCAATGCCCATTTGACAGGCGTTTATTCTTTTTTAGAGAATTTCAGGGATGTAAACGGCTATATGGGCAGAAAAGCGGAGTATCATAACCAATGGGCAAGAAGTGCTTCGGGGATCTGGACGGAGCTTACCAGTGCCTATTTTACCGGAGATGCTACGGTGAACAACGGGCAGCGAAAAGACTATGCAGCCGGGGTTACCAATGGCCGTTTCTACATGCAGAACGGCGGTTTTTTTGCTGATTTTGTAGAAGTTAAACAAACTTTTACCCGTCCAGCTACTGGAACTGCGCCGGTGATCGACTTTAACTCACTGCCTTAAAACCCGGTCATGAAAAAGCCTCCTGGAAATACCGGGAGGCTATTTAACTATTCTGCGGCCCGCTTAAGGCCAAACTTCTCTATCTTGCTGTACAGGTGACTGCGCTGAATGTCAATGTCATCGGCAGTTTTGGATACATTCCAGTTGTTCTTCTCCAGTTTAAACTTGATGAACTCTCTTTCGGCATGATCTTTATAATCCTGGAAATTGCTGAATTTATCATAATCAACAGCAGTGCCCGAAACAGCACCCGCATGGCCGTTGGACGAATTTGCTGAACCAATATTGGTACCCCCGCCCGGATTTGCAAATGCAACCACATCATTTTCTGTAATGACCTTATCGCTCAAAATGATCAAACGTTCTATCATGTTGTGCAGCTCACGTACATTACCTGTCCAGGGCAATGCCTGCAGCGCTGTCATGGCGCCATCACTGATCTTTTTAACCGGCATCCCGTAATCTCTGCAAATCTCTTCCAGGAAGTTCAATGCTATTTCAGGGATGTCTTCCGTACGTTCTGTCAAATGCGGAACATGGATATTGATCACATTCAGACGGTGGTACAAGTCCATCCTGAAATTTCCGGCCTCGATCTCTTTTAGCAGGTCTTTATTTGTTGCCGCAAGTACCCGTACATTTACTTCCAGCTCTTTTTCGCCCCCTACACGGGTAATTTTATGTTCCTGCAAGGCACGCAGTACTTTTGCCTGTGCAGAAAGGCTCATATCGCCAATTTCATCCAGGAAAAGTGTACCGCCATTCGCCAGTTCAAACTTACCGATGCGTTGTTTTACTGCTGAAGTAAAGGAGCCCTTCTCATGACCAAACAGTTCGCTTTCAATTAGTTCCGATGGTATAGCTGCGCAATTAACTTCTATCAGCGGGCTTTCAGCGCGCTGCGATTTTTCATGCAGCCAGCGGGCTACCAGTTCTTTACCACTACCATTTGCGCCTGTAATCAATACGCGCGCTTCAGTAGGGGCCACCCGTTCGATGGTTTCCTTAATTTTACTGATATTTTCAGAGCTGCCCAGGATATCCCTGGTTTTGCTTGCTTTTCTTTTAAGTACCTTGGTTTCGGTTACCAAAGTACCTCTGTCCAGCGCATTTCTAACGGTAATCAGTAGTCTGTTCAGGTCGGGCGGTTTGGAAATGAAATCAAAAGCCCCTTTTTTACTGGCCTCAATGGCAGTTTCCACTGTGCCGTGGCCGGATATCATGATAAAAGGAAGGTCCGGACTGTAGGCAAGTGCCTGTTCCAGTACTTCCATTCCATCCATCTTATTCATTTTTATGTCGCATAGCACCAGGTCATATTTCTTTTTCCTGATCAGGTCCAAGCCTTCTATGCCATTGTCAATATCTTCAACCTCGTAGTTTTCGTATTCTAAAATCTCACGGAGCGTATTCCTTATTGCCCTTTCATCATCAATTATCAATAGTTTTGCCATAGGTAATGCCAATCATTTTTGTGTTTGGGTACTAATATAATTTTTATTATCAATAACCCATTTATAAAATAATAAAAATGCAAGCCTGTAAGCCGGGTTCTGTGCCCGTAAACGGGATTCTACCATTAATCTACTATAAATGTTACCATTTATCTCTAACGACCTACCCACTAACATCGGACGAGCAGCCCTACATGCGTTAGCCTATTTGGTCTTTCAACTCCCGGGGTTTACCAGTGCTCCGGTTACCCGGAACAATCGTGAGCTCTTACCTCACGTTTTCAACCTTACCTGTGCCTGAGCCATTGGCGGTGTATTTTCTGCGGCACTTTCCATAATTCAGGCATTCATTCCTGAACCTCTTCCCGTTAGGAAGCGGGATGCGCTGTGTTGCCCGGACTTTCCTCTTTTCCTGTAAACAGGAACAGCGGTAGAACAGCTTGCATTTTCTGCAAAGATACCATTTCTTTTTTGATACGGTTCCATCTTATCTTAAAAGGATTTAATGGTTTTGATAATAGCAGAAAAATTAAACCTCATTATAACGAATAACATATAACTTGTTTTTCCTGGCAATTCTTAGTATATTCAAATATCAACGACCGCTCTTTTACTCAAAAAATCTCAGATCATACTAAAATAGCTAGTCCGCCTGAGCTGCGCTTTGCCTTCACTGCTAATAATTACAAGTAATTCACATATAAAAGACATATAAAACACTAGATTAACCTACTATTGAGTTACCCTTGAGTTACCGTTGGAATAGGGTTGATATACCCCTGGGGTATTTCAAGGGTATTCCAACTATGGAATTTACTTGTGGTTTATATGTGAATATTATGGCATTATATGACACTCATATACTATGGTTCAGGAAGTCAAAGGCTATCTTTATAGATTGGCCCTGGAATTTGGGCCGAGGTCATAACCAAATATAAACTCGCTCACCTCATCTGCTGCAATAAAAAGGGTAGGGGTTAGCCAAATAAGAATTTCTTTTAAAGTTTATTTGGACTTGTTCTAAATAAACCTATATTTGCGGTATAAAAAAAGCCACACGGTTCGGACCCGTGCGGCTTATCCCGGGAGAACCCGGTTCACCTTTAATCGTAGTTAAAAGTAATGCAAATTAAGAAATTTTTGCTGCCGGCCATAGTATGTGCCAATGTTTTTTTTGCAAATGCCCAGACACAACTGTCAGGCATCACTGGAAAGGTAAAAAGCAGTAATGGCACAGCGGTTCCTGCAGCAACCGTCAGGCTCCAGAATTCCTCGTATGGGGCGGTCTCAGATGAAAACGGAAATTACAGCATCAGCAATGTAAAGCCCGGTAGTTACATACTAAGTGTTACTGCAATTGGCTTTAAAGCCCGGAAAAAGAATATAAAGGTAGAAGCGGGCCCGCCGCAAAATGCTGACTTCAGTCTTGAAGAAGATGCGCATAACATGGAAACGGTTAACGTCATTGGGCGTACCAAGGCGCAGGAAGTAAACAGGCAGGCTTTTAATGTGACGGCGATCGACGCAAAAAAGCTATACAACACTACGCTGGATATTTCAGGGGCCTTGGATCGTGTAGGAGGCGTAAGGGTACGGGAAACAGGCGGCGTAGGTTCCAGTTTCAATTTATCCATCAATGGTTTTTCCGGGAACCGTATCAGGTATTTTATTGATGGAATTCCGATGGATAATTTTGGTTCCTCTTTTCAGATCAATAACATCCCGATCAATATTGCCGATCGTGTGGAAGTTTATAAAGGAGTGGTTCCCATGTGGCTGGGCTCTGATGCCCTTGGAGGTGCCATCAACATTGTAACCAGTGACTACTACCGTAACTATGCAGACATTTCTTACGCTTATGGCTCTTTCAATACTCACAGAACTGTTATTAACGCCGCCGCTACTACGAAAAATGGATTTACGGTACAGTTAAATGCCTTCCAGAATTATTCCGACAACAACTATAAGGTGCATGTAGAAGCTGCTGATATCAATACCGGTGCCTATGCACCCGAAGCTGTCTTACCACGGTTTCACGATACCTATCATAATGAAACACTGATTGCCAATGTGGGGCTGGTTGACAAAAGTTTTGCAGATAAACTTCTACTAGGGATGACCATGGGTAAAAACTACAAAGAAATGCAGACTGGTGCACGTATGGCAGTTGTTTATGGAGGATGGCACAGACGGGGCAGTATCATGATGCCGAGCCTTAAATATAAGAAGGAAAACCTGATTAAAGGGCTTGACCTGACCATCAATGCCAATTACAACCTGGGCTACGAGCAAAACATTGATACCGTAAGCGGGAGGTTTGACTGGTATGGCGGGTTCAGGCCAATTGGCTCCAGCGGAGAGCAGGGACGTACCATGACCAGGTACAGAAACAACAACGGATTGGCTACGGCTATGGCTAGCTACCGTCTTAACGAAAATAGTTCCATCTCTCTGAATAATGTTTACAATACTTTTAACCGAAAGGTAAATGATAAGGAAAACCCCGGCAATGCAGATAATAACCGGGTAAAGAAACTCAGCAAAAATGTAATCGGTTTAGGTTATTCTTATGATCTGAAAGACAGATTTAGTCTTACCGTTTTTGGAAAACTGCTGACACAAAGGTCCGTCATCAGCGATAATGGAGGGGGGCAGCCGGGAATTGACAAAATAGGGTATGGTGCCGCGCTAAGCTACCATTTAAAGCCTGACTTCCAGTTGAAAGCTTCTTATGAGCTGGCTAACCGCTTGCCGGAGTCAAACGATATATTCGGGGATCTGGAAAACCTGATAGGCAACCCAAATTTAAGACCGGAGAACAGTCATAACCTTAACGCAGGATTCAGCTATGGATTTGCATGGAATAAAGATCACCGTTTTTCAGTAGCCGCAAATGGAATTTACCGCTATGCCAGCGACTATATCATGATGTCATTTGCCCCCAATCAAAACAAAAACATACTGGAAAACAGGGAAGCTGTAAAAGCCTGGGGTGGAGATGCCGAAATCAGGTATTCCTATAAAGGCTGGTTAAGCGCTGGTGCAACATTTACTTATCAGATGATCAAAAACCTGGAGGAATATGTGAACGATAATAATGGTAACCGTACCAGCACCCTGAGCCCGGTATACCTGGACCAGGTGCCTAACATTCCCTACCTGTTTGGGAATGCAGATGTATCTGCAGCATTGAAAAATGTATGGAGAAAGGGCAACAACCTGAACATCGGCTATAACCTCATGTATGTGCACGAATTCTGGTTGTATTGGCCAAGCAGAGGACAAAGAGATGTTACGAGCAAATTTGTTGTGCCTGCACAGTTGTCCCACGACATAAATATTGTGTACAGTATGGCTCAGGGCAAGTACAACATCGGCCTGGAAGCACGCAATATTACTGATGAACGGATGTACGATAATTTTAGCCTGCAAAAGCCTGGTCGTGCTTTTTATTTAAACCTTAGATATTTCTTTAACAACAAATAATATGAAAACAAACTTTACAAAAGCGCTAGCTGCGCTCAGTCTGGCTGTGGCGATGACCTCATGCACTAAGAATAATAAAGATGTCCCTGAAAATCCGGGCAATTTTATTCTGGCCGTTACACCTGCCGCAACAACTGGCGTGGCCGATTATCTGCTGACGGCAGGAAGCCTGGAATCCGGAACGATCTCTACTGCCGGAAACGGAATTGAGCAGGACGGTTCTTATCGTTACTATGTAACCAGTAACAACAAGTTTTTTAGTATGCTGTACGGACAGGGAAATCCGGGTGCGGTTACTACTTATAATATTACCAACGGTAAGCTGACTAAAATATCTAATTTCCAATCGGAAACGGTGCAGGCTTTTGCTCCCGTAAACGATGATATCCTGATGTTTAAAATTCCAAGAACAATTGCAGCAACCGGTAATACGCTGGCTACCTGGTATCGTGTTAATACCAATAGTTTGCTCATTGCCGCAGACGGCAGTGTAAATGCAATTGAACCTACAGGTAATGGCGAGATTGCTCACTTCAGTTGGATCAAGCAGGTCGGAAATAAAGTGTATGCACCTTTCTTCGGGATAAAGAACAGATCATTTGAGACTGATTATCCTGATTATGCAGGTATTGCGGTGTATTCTTACCCTGATATGAAGTACGAGAAAACCATCAAAGACACACGTACCAGCTTTATCGGAAGGTATTTTGTAGATGGCCTTGGCCTGGTTGAAAATGGGGATGTATACGCCTTCTCCAGTGCTGTTGCACAATCAGGGGGAGTGATGACTTCAACCAAACCTTCCGCGATTATCCGTATCAAATCAGGTACTGAAGTATTTGACAATACTTATTTTATGAATTTTGAAACAGCTTCAAATGGATATGTGATCACTAACTGGTTGTATATTGGCAACAACAACTTTGTAGCCCATATTGAACCTAAAGTGACAAAAGGCGCTTACGCCACAGGCAGACAACTGGCCATAGTAAACGTTGTAAACAGTACTGTGAAGCTGGTAAGCGGTTTACCTGCAGTTTCCGAGATCTCAGGTATCACTACCAATAATTATACACCTAAAGACGGTAGAACCGCTTACGTTGGTGTAAACCTCGCAAATTCAGCTGGCAGCTATGTTTACAAAATTGATGCGGGCACAGCGACAGCAACCAGAGGGTTAAAAGTTGAGGGTGGGGTAATCACAGCTATTCAGCATCTGCAGTAAGTCAGACTGCAGCCTCATAGTTATTAACGCACAACACTTATTTATCTGGAATAATTATAAGTAAGTGTTGCGCTTAGGCTAACATTTGCTTTATTTTGCGACTTAATTATATTCAATCTAAATAAATACATCGATCTATATTCAAATCAATCGTCAGATGGTACCGGCAAACAAAAACACCCCAGCAAAAAAGAAGAGCAAGGATTCTCTTTTTACAAGGATCAACAAATGGCTCCACCTATGGTTGGGGCTTGCATCGGGCATCATTGTACTGATTGTATGTTTAACAGGCTGTATCTGGGTATTTAACGACGAGATTGAAGGTTTACTGGAACCTGAAACCAAGGTAGAACGACAGGATAAACCTGTAATCACCCCTGCACAGTTATCGGCCCTTGTCGCCCGGGATTATCCAGATAAGCTTCCTGCCTATGCCAGTTACCAGCAGGGGCGTACCGTCAATCTGAACCTGAGAGACAAGGTGGAGAAAAAAGAAAAAGGCGAACGCGGCGGCGGTAGAAGGGGTGGCGGCGTTACCCTTAAGATCAACCCCTATACCGGTGAGGTTATCAGTAAGGAAGTACTTAAAAAAGGGGAAACGGATTTCTTTAGGTTTATCTTAAACGGGCACAGGTTCCTTTGGATGCCCTACGAAATTGGCAGGCCGATTGTAAATTATGGAACCCTGGTTTTTGTGGTGCTGCTCATTACAGGTCTGATCTGGTGGTACCCAAAAAAATGGAACAAATCTACCCGCGATAAAAGCTTCAAGATTAAATGGGGTGCATCTTTTAAACGGGTAAACCTAGACCTGCACAACGTGCTGGGTTTCTATTCGCTGCTTTTCCTGCTGGCCATCGCACTTACCGGAATGGTATATGGCATCAAGTGGTACAGCGAAGGATTGTACTGGGTAACTTCGGGAGGAGAAAAGCTAAGGGAATTTAAACGTATGGAGTCTGACTCCCTGCAGCTCAATAAACATTATACTCCTGAAGTAGCTATGGACCTGGCCTGGAACAAGGTAATTGCAAAACACCCCAAATCTCAGGGCTTTTATTACAATTTTCCGGATACTGCCAAGGCTAAAGCTATCATTGCCATTACCGTGTATCCAACAGCGGGGCAATTTTACAACAGCAAAGGCTATACTTTCGACCAGCACACGCTGGCCGAACTTAAAAGAGAGGATGCATATGCCGTAGATTACGCAGATGCAAGCGCTGCGGTAAAGCTCCGTAAAATGAATTATGATATCCATGTAGGTAGCATCCTTGGTTTTCCAGGTAAAGTGCTGGCATTTCTGGCCTCTTTGATCGGGGCCAGCTTGCCCATCACTGGTTTTCTGATCTGGTACGGACGGAAGTTTAAAAAGAAGAAAAAGCCTGCAGGACAGGACAAGCCTTTGCAAAGGGCAGCGAAGAAAGGAGCAACAGCTAAGCCGGAAATGGCCGAAAGCTTATAAAAAAGAGGGAGATTTTTAATCTCCCTCTTTTTTATAAATAGATTACTTGCACTTTTTTAATGCAGCCTCCACTTCTTCCTGGGTATACATGCCCTGCTTATTTCCAAAAGAATTGCTGATGTAAACCAGTAACTGGGCAATATCAATAGGATGCAGTACAGCAAAATCAGGCATGGTACCTTCATACACCTGTCCTCCTACGGTAATGGGCTCCTTAATTCCGTTTTTGATAAAACATGCCAGTTTCTGTCGGTTTTGCTTTAAAAAGATGGTGTCTGTAAGCGGAGGTGTCAAAGTACCCAGGCCCTCGCCATTGCTGCCATGGCAATTCTGGCAATGTTTGATGTACAGATCCCGGCCGTTCACATAATAAACATCCTGCTTTACCTGGGCTGCGTCCTGACAGGAAAATACAATAAGACCAATGGAAAGCAGGAATAAAGTGCCTGTAAAGTACCTGCGCATAGCCTACTTTTTATATTCTGCCAGTAAAACAGGAATGTCTTTGATCAATTTGGCAACATCCTCGGTTTTTGTGCCATCATAGGCACCACGAAGGCGTTTTTGTTTGTCTATCAATACCAGCCAGCCCTGGTGGATATAGCCGTCCCTGTTGGTAGCATCTTCGGCTACGGCAACCAGGTAATTTTTTTCTGCGATGCTGTACACACTGTCTTTTGTACCCCATACAAATTGCCATTTGCCATTGTCGACACCCAGCTTCTGCGCATATTTCTTTAGTACAGATGGTTTATCGTATTTAAAATCAATGGTGTGCGAAAGGTACATCACATCCGGGTTGTCCTTAAACTTATCGAATATGGTTTTCATGTTGCGGTGCATGGTAGGGCAGATGCTACTGCAGGAAGTAAAAAAGAAATCGGCAATATAGATCTTATCCTTAAAATTATCGTTGGTGACATATACACTGTCCTGGTTTAAAAAACGGAATACCGGGATGGTCTGGTAAACCGTATCTACGCGGCTTGTACCATCGGCATTCTTAACCGTTTCTGCAGCCCTGGGGCCTAGTATAGGCAGTTTTTTTGCGTCCTGACAGGCAGAAAGCAGTAAAACAGGTATAATTAAAAAACGCAGTGGAAAGAAAAATTTTAATTTCATGATGTAGTGTTGTTGGACCATGGGCAAAGGTAACTAAAATGAAATTAACCCTTCCGTTTTGATAAGGTCTGCTATTGCCATAAAATGGTCATGAAATAAATAAAAGACGTTTTATAGGTGTAGGTAGCGCTTTTTAGTCCAAGGAACGAAACAGGCATAGGTTTTGAAAACCCTGCTGGAAAATTGAATTTAATCATGGACAATCAAATGATATTTGTTCGCATAGCGAATACAGACGACACCAGGTATGCACAGGAAATTGTGGAGGAGACTGCAGCCTCGGCCATAGCGAGGGGTTCGGGCATTGCTAAACGGAGTGTTGAAAGTGTTATAGAAAAAATGAAGAATGGAAAAGCGGTTATTGCGGTTACCGGCACAGGAGAATGGGTAGGTTTCTCTTATTTTGAGCTTTGGGAGAATAACGCCTTTGTGTCTAATTCCGGATTAATCGTTGCGCCCCGGTTTAGGAATGCCGGGGTGGCCAGAGCAATAAAAGAGCGAATATTCCGCATGTCGCGCCGCATGTATCCGGAGGCCAGGATCT
This window encodes:
- a CDS encoding c-type cytochrome, whose protein sequence is MRRYFTGTLFLLSIGLIVFSCQDAAQVKQDVYYVNGRDLYIKHCQNCHGSNGEGLGTLTPPLTDTIFLKQNRQKLACFIKNGIKEPITVGGQVYEGTMPDFAVLHPIDIAQLLVYISNSFGNKQGMYTQEEVEAALKKCK
- a CDS encoding DUF4374 domain-containing protein; this encodes MKTNFTKALAALSLAVAMTSCTKNNKDVPENPGNFILAVTPAATTGVADYLLTAGSLESGTISTAGNGIEQDGSYRYYVTSNNKFFSMLYGQGNPGAVTTYNITNGKLTKISNFQSETVQAFAPVNDDILMFKIPRTIAATGNTLATWYRVNTNSLLIAADGSVNAIEPTGNGEIAHFSWIKQVGNKVYAPFFGIKNRSFETDYPDYAGIAVYSYPDMKYEKTIKDTRTSFIGRYFVDGLGLVENGDVYAFSSAVAQSGGVMTSTKPSAIIRIKSGTEVFDNTYFMNFETASNGYVITNWLYIGNNNFVAHIEPKVTKGAYATGRQLAIVNVVNSTVKLVSGLPAVSEISGITTNNYTPKDGRTAYVGVNLANSAGSYVYKIDAGTATATRGLKVEGGVITAIQHLQ
- a CDS encoding TonB-dependent receptor, coding for MQIKKFLLPAIVCANVFFANAQTQLSGITGKVKSSNGTAVPAATVRLQNSSYGAVSDENGNYSISNVKPGSYILSVTAIGFKARKKNIKVEAGPPQNADFSLEEDAHNMETVNVIGRTKAQEVNRQAFNVTAIDAKKLYNTTLDISGALDRVGGVRVRETGGVGSSFNLSINGFSGNRIRYFIDGIPMDNFGSSFQINNIPINIADRVEVYKGVVPMWLGSDALGGAINIVTSDYYRNYADISYAYGSFNTHRTVINAAATTKNGFTVQLNAFQNYSDNNYKVHVEAADINTGAYAPEAVLPRFHDTYHNETLIANVGLVDKSFADKLLLGMTMGKNYKEMQTGARMAVVYGGWHRRGSIMMPSLKYKKENLIKGLDLTINANYNLGYEQNIDTVSGRFDWYGGFRPIGSSGEQGRTMTRYRNNNGLATAMASYRLNENSSISLNNVYNTFNRKVNDKENPGNADNNRVKKLSKNVIGLGYSYDLKDRFSLTVFGKLLTQRSVISDNGGGQPGIDKIGYGAALSYHLKPDFQLKASYELANRLPESNDIFGDLENLIGNPNLRPENSHNLNAGFSYGFAWNKDHRFSVAANGIYRYASDYIMMSFAPNQNKNILENREAVKAWGGDAEIRYSYKGWLSAGATFTYQMIKNLEEYVNDNNGNRTSTLSPVYLDQVPNIPYLFGNADVSAALKNVWRKGNNLNIGYNLMYVHEFWLYWPSRGQRDVTSKFVVPAQLSHDINIVYSMAQGKYNIGLEARNITDERMYDNFSLQKPGRAFYLNLRYFFNNK
- a CDS encoding SCO family protein is translated as MKLKFFFPLRFLIIPVLLLSACQDAKKLPILGPRAAETVKNADGTSRVDTVYQTIPVFRFLNQDSVYVTNDNFKDKIYIADFFFTSCSSICPTMHRNMKTIFDKFKDNPDVMYLSHTIDFKYDKPSVLKKYAQKLGVDNGKWQFVWGTKDSVYSIAEKNYLVAVAEDATNRDGYIHQGWLVLIDKQKRLRGAYDGTKTEDVAKLIKDIPVLLAEYKK
- a CDS encoding sigma-54-dependent transcriptional regulator, whose amino-acid sequence is MAKLLIIDDERAIRNTLREILEYENYEVEDIDNGIEGLDLIRKKKYDLVLCDIKMNKMDGMEVLEQALAYSPDLPFIMISGHGTVETAIEASKKGAFDFISKPPDLNRLLITVRNALDRGTLVTETKVLKRKASKTRDILGSSENISKIKETIERVAPTEARVLITGANGSGKELVARWLHEKSQRAESPLIEVNCAAIPSELIESELFGHEKGSFTSAVKQRIGKFELANGGTLFLDEIGDMSLSAQAKVLRALQEHKITRVGGEKELEVNVRVLAATNKDLLKEIEAGNFRMDLYHRLNVINIHVPHLTERTEDIPEIALNFLEEICRDYGMPVKKISDGAMTALQALPWTGNVRELHNMIERLIILSDKVITENDVVAFANPGGGTNIGSANSSNGHAGAVSGTAVDYDKFSNFQDYKDHAEREFIKFKLEKNNWNVSKTADDIDIQRSHLYSKIEKFGLKRAAE
- a CDS encoding PepSY-associated TM helix domain-containing protein, with the protein product MVPANKNTPAKKKSKDSLFTRINKWLHLWLGLASGIIVLIVCLTGCIWVFNDEIEGLLEPETKVERQDKPVITPAQLSALVARDYPDKLPAYASYQQGRTVNLNLRDKVEKKEKGERGGGRRGGGVTLKINPYTGEVISKEVLKKGETDFFRFILNGHRFLWMPYEIGRPIVNYGTLVFVVLLITGLIWWYPKKWNKSTRDKSFKIKWGASFKRVNLDLHNVLGFYSLLFLLAIALTGMVYGIKWYSEGLYWVTSGGEKLREFKRMESDSLQLNKHYTPEVAMDLAWNKVIAKHPKSQGFYYNFPDTAKAKAIIAITVYPTAGQFYNSKGYTFDQHTLAELKREDAYAVDYADASAAVKLRKMNYDIHVGSILGFPGKVLAFLASLIGASLPITGFLIWYGRKFKKKKKPAGQDKPLQRAAKKGATAKPEMAESL
- a CDS encoding BT_3987 domain-containing protein produces the protein MNTQKYNLLALFVLLCFAACKTNDAFELETDSKAGAQIFIAKANRGTQNLTIFPYTDDAREFTFGAGYGALGLPANNISIKFSVDQKALDSINAIRLNSALPPYEKFPADAYQVGKLEVTIPKGGMSSDLVSIKYFSKKFSSDKSYCLPLTITDASGYTISPMAKTIFIVAPKLEEVPATTTGWIATASTEQVTGESTGLASALIDGNLATIWHSRYSPLPRSSYPHWLNFDMLQPIYVTKVAIAARQNNANGFTKFKLEGTLDGTNWILLGDNLAFDPAVKSFQEYPITRQYLRQIRATLLEGKQDLTFMAEFTVYRY
- a CDS encoding DUF3472 domain-containing protein; amino-acid sequence: MKNHNLIIALMLFMAMITLSCKKAGASKAGTEKPVPVVPEPVKPNPAGPSLIVPMAGNAFVTTLAAGSSETVTSTKMAGWTNPNSVFSAYFRLGVPGSLSVKMKASVPSGSSVVKLSINGTPFTVNLSGAAYSTYEVGSLNITAAGYVKIDFQGISKTSTYFADVSDLEISGSATASNVLYANDANNFYWSRRGPSVHLKYAVPANTEWFYSELTVPAGQDNIGSYFMSNGFDGGYFGIQVNSATERRVLFSVWNPANGTTTWTRKGTDVVATTFTGEGEGGQSYLLFNWVAGNTYKFLTQAKPDGQGNTLFSAWFFAPELNQWRFMVTWKRPNTNAHLTGVYSFLENFRDVNGYMGRKAEYHNQWARSASGIWTELTSAYFTGDATVNNGQRKDYAAGVTNGRFYMQNGGFFADFVEVKQTFTRPATGTAPVIDFNSLP